A single window of Fervidicoccus fontis Kam940 DNA harbors:
- a CDS encoding MFS transporter: MIEKSLEKAGMKLTPSLLIYISVVLMRAANASFIISLTTAFPDISAWMQGIIQASYSFTEALFGIFSGIIYEYLGSSISIIFSSSLLFISYAIMTVFADMSISAEAFTIPSALAGLSASFLLTSSLAVISEETIKASTKGRLFGVGGLEVSNIIGYAVGFTFAGTLQLILPSAIKGFSPSFLFSFLAFLSSIILSKSMGRRNISEFKNKKITFHLKAKIEGKVLKLVPMWFGFSIVMGVAFISPKFLSELFSPIEVSNPGLKLFSSFMLLFALIILSLGVMGGSYIASILGKVNSLLAGSLSLPSTLVMLSILVSYGSNIKGISMFFFTLILLIFSVLALSIPPTLLSLLADFTDLSRIRGPSSGVYVTSMGIGIALGESLGGKIYDVFGLETLLLILAIVFLPLGLSTWIMLYFERSRKNISSKPIPQI, encoded by the coding sequence ATGATAGAAAAGAGCTTAGAAAAAGCAGGTATGAAGCTCACGCCATCGCTACTAATTTACATTTCTGTAGTTCTAATGAGGGCAGCAAATGCGAGTTTTATAATTTCACTAACTACAGCATTTCCAGATATATCTGCTTGGATGCAGGGAATTATACAAGCGTCATATTCATTTACTGAAGCACTATTTGGAATATTCAGCGGGATCATCTACGAATATTTGGGGAGTTCAATTTCTATTATATTTTCATCTTCACTTCTCTTTATTTCTTATGCTATTATGACCGTTTTTGCTGATATGAGCATCAGTGCTGAAGCTTTTACTATCCCCTCAGCTCTAGCAGGACTTTCTGCTTCATTCTTGCTAACGTCTTCATTAGCGGTAATTTCAGAAGAAACCATAAAGGCATCAACAAAGGGAAGGCTGTTTGGAGTCGGGGGGCTAGAGGTGTCAAATATAATAGGCTATGCTGTTGGTTTTACTTTTGCTGGGACTCTCCAGCTTATCCTTCCTTCAGCAATAAAGGGTTTTTCCCCGTCATTTCTGTTCTCTTTTTTGGCATTCCTATCGAGCATTATTTTATCGAAAAGCATGGGTAGAAGAAATATCAGTGAATTTAAGAACAAGAAGATAACCTTTCACCTTAAAGCTAAAATAGAGGGCAAGGTTTTAAAGCTTGTTCCTATGTGGTTCGGTTTTTCTATTGTGATGGGAGTTGCGTTCATAAGCCCAAAGTTTCTAAGCGAGCTTTTCAGTCCAATAGAAGTTTCTAACCCAGGTTTGAAACTCTTCTCAAGCTTTATGCTACTTTTTGCACTTATAATTTTGTCCTTAGGTGTTATGGGAGGAAGCTATATTGCAAGCATTCTGGGAAAAGTTAACTCTCTATTGGCTGGCTCGCTTTCCCTTCCATCAACTCTCGTAATGTTATCCATTCTCGTAAGCTATGGCAGCAATATTAAGGGAATCAGCATGTTTTTCTTTACATTGATATTATTGATTTTTTCTGTGCTAGCTTTATCGATACCACCTACTTTACTCTCATTGCTTGCAGACTTTACAGATTTATCTAGAATTAGGGGTCCATCCTCAGGTGTATATGTGACGAGTATGGGTATAGGAATAGCATTAGGTGAATCTCTCGGTGGAAAAATTTATGACGTATTTGGACTAGAAACTTTATTGCTTATCTTAGCTATAGTATTCCTTCCTTTGGGATTAAGTACATGGATCATGCTTTATTTTGAAAGGAGTAGGAAAAACATCAGTTCTAAACCTATACCTCAAATATAG
- a CDS encoding aldo/keto reductase, giving the protein MEKKCFKNIGCVSALGIGTWGIGGGFWTPDYSQDLENEKILKYAIRNGITLIDTAEMYGGGHSEEIVGNAIKGERRDELFIVTKVWNANASYDRVLKSAEMSSKRLGTYIDLYLLHWPSDTVNICETIRAFEELVERGIIRYYGVSNFSVERLEGAMNCQKKFEIVAVENQLSLKNKEDLYNVVEYAKRKGMLYLAYTPIDKGTIANSGILKEIGQKYNRSPVQVALNWLISIQPVVPIPKASNLKHLKENLGAVGWRISEEDWKLLEKAYI; this is encoded by the coding sequence ATGGAGAAAAAATGCTTTAAGAACATAGGATGCGTATCTGCCCTTGGAATTGGAACGTGGGGCATTGGTGGAGGATTCTGGACTCCTGATTATTCCCAAGATCTTGAAAACGAGAAAATTTTGAAATATGCAATAAGAAATGGTATAACTTTGATTGATACTGCTGAAATGTATGGAGGAGGACACTCAGAGGAAATTGTTGGGAATGCAATAAAGGGAGAAAGAAGGGATGAGTTATTCATAGTAACAAAAGTATGGAATGCAAATGCGAGCTACGATAGAGTTTTGAAGTCTGCAGAAATGAGTTCTAAAAGATTAGGTACATATATAGATTTGTACCTTTTGCATTGGCCTTCAGACACAGTTAATATTTGTGAAACTATAAGAGCTTTTGAAGAGCTTGTTGAAAGAGGAATTATAAGATACTACGGTGTAAGTAACTTCTCAGTTGAAAGATTGGAAGGAGCTATGAATTGCCAGAAAAAGTTTGAAATTGTAGCTGTTGAAAATCAGCTTAGCTTGAAGAACAAAGAAGATCTTTATAATGTCGTTGAATATGCTAAAAGGAAAGGAATGCTCTATTTAGCTTATACACCAATAGATAAAGGTACCATAGCTAATAGCGGGATATTAAAAGAGATCGGACAGAAATATAACAGAAGTCCTGTCCAGGTTGCTTTAAACTGGCTTATTTCAATTCAACCAGTTGTTCCTATACCAAAAGCCTCAAATTTGAAGCACCTCAAAGAAAACTTAGGAGCAGTAGGTTGGAGGATCAGCGAAGAAGATTGGAAATTGCTTGAAAAAGCTTATATATAG
- a CDS encoding glycosyltransferase family 2 protein, translating into MEEAEQYKNLTVVIPVLNEEEAIGKVLEEVINQAKVPKDKILIVDGKSTDKTVEIAKSYGVKVIEQEGIGKSMAIKTALNYVGTEYILIMDGDYTYPAKYIVDLYREIKKEKDIVIGSRKKLEKGAQGLIYKIGNFGLTLTFNILFGTRISDVLSGMYVVRTDILREISFNSKNFGIESEILAHVVSEGGYAGEIQIEYRKRIGKKKLGVLHGFHIFVDMIKLMLNYNPTFFIFILGSLLLIPGLALGLYVAYYYFFTDITYYVKGLVAIMLTLAGFQSLLLAVLTLFIKRMEIRFLRLIRKSRGR; encoded by the coding sequence ATGGAAGAAGCTGAACAATACAAAAATTTAACTGTTGTTATTCCTGTTTTGAATGAGGAGGAAGCAATCGGTAAAGTGCTTGAAGAAGTAATCAACCAGGCGAAAGTACCCAAGGATAAGATATTGATAGTAGATGGAAAAAGCACAGATAAGACCGTCGAGATCGCAAAATCCTACGGGGTAAAAGTCATTGAGCAGGAAGGTATAGGTAAGTCCATGGCAATAAAAACAGCATTAAATTACGTTGGGACAGAGTATATTCTCATTATGGATGGCGATTACACATATCCTGCAAAATATATTGTAGATTTGTATAGAGAAATCAAGAAGGAAAAAGACATAGTTATAGGTAGCAGAAAAAAGCTTGAGAAGGGTGCACAAGGACTTATATATAAAATCGGAAATTTCGGCCTTACTTTAACATTTAATATACTCTTCGGAACGAGAATTTCAGATGTTCTTAGTGGAATGTACGTTGTAAGAACAGATATACTGAGGGAGATATCGTTCAATTCTAAAAACTTTGGAATTGAGTCTGAGATTTTGGCTCATGTAGTTTCTGAAGGAGGATATGCGGGGGAGATTCAAATAGAATACAGGAAGAGGATTGGAAAGAAGAAATTAGGAGTTCTTCACGGGTTTCACATTTTTGTTGATATGATAAAACTTATGCTCAACTACAACCCAACTTTCTTCATATTCATTTTGGGCTCTCTTCTATTGATACCAGGATTAGCACTTGGATTATACGTAGCATACTATTACTTTTTCACTGATATTACTTATTATGTTAAAGGCTTAGTAGCCATTATGCTAACACTTGCTGGCTTTCAATCTCTTCTTTTAGCCGTCCTCACTTTATTCATAAAGAGGATGGAAATAAGGTTTCTTAGATTGATAAGGAAGAGTCGAGGAAGATAA
- a CDS encoding DUF1616 domain-containing protein — protein MGSLEETLEDYIARKKKNKKTEFELKKEVFNEFSSRNIYLVDPNPPLKFSNYITRMEYSLWFWTVLSFTLVSLTLIYVTNFLSILMPLRYIFGSIFVLFLPGYSLVEALYPGEGDLSPLERLALSIGLSLAVVPLIGLLLNYTPFGIRLLPIAASLSMFIIILSVYALYRKFSINSLLVASQKKA, from the coding sequence GTGGGTAGCTTGGAAGAAACACTTGAGGATTATATTGCAAGGAAAAAGAAGAATAAAAAGACTGAATTTGAATTAAAAAAAGAAGTATTTAATGAGTTCTCTAGCAGAAATATATATCTAGTTGATCCTAACCCCCCACTTAAGTTTTCAAACTATATAACTAGAATGGAATATTCTTTATGGTTTTGGACTGTATTGTCATTTACTTTGGTATCCTTGACTCTGATATATGTGACAAACTTTTTAAGCATATTAATGCCACTGAGATATATCTTTGGAAGCATTTTTGTGCTTTTCCTTCCTGGGTACTCATTGGTTGAAGCCCTGTATCCAGGTGAGGGGGATTTATCTCCTTTGGAGAGATTGGCTTTGAGCATAGGGCTTTCTCTCGCTGTCGTCCCCCTTATAGGCCTCCTACTCAACTATACTCCTTTCGGGATAAGGCTTCTGCCGATAGCCGCTTCCTTATCCATGTTTATAATTATATTATCTGTTTATGCATTATATAGAAAATTTTCCATAAATTCATTACTTGTTGCTTCTCAAAAAAAGGCATAA
- a CDS encoding DUF1616 domain-containing protein: MSFIMDEEVFAVILAIIVVGSVLGVAMIIRPSSEEPFTALGLLDQNCQIGSYPSTVVNGTNVNLCLFVYNHMGHPIYYEVVYKIGNNLTIPTNTTPSSSLAIKNWRGVLNNDDNETFHVSVPVYANNNETSVALIFELWIYNLTTNEWQYTGIWNHLYVNITFPGG; this comes from the coding sequence ATGAGCTTTATTATGGATGAAGAAGTTTTTGCAGTTATATTGGCTATAATCGTAGTAGGATCAGTTCTTGGAGTCGCTATGATAATAAGACCATCATCTGAAGAGCCATTTACTGCATTAGGCCTGTTAGACCAAAACTGCCAAATAGGAAGCTACCCCTCAACTGTAGTTAACGGAACAAATGTGAACCTTTGTCTTTTCGTATATAATCATATGGGCCATCCTATATACTATGAAGTGGTCTATAAAATAGGCAACAACCTTACAATTCCGACTAATACTACTCCATCTTCATCACTAGCAATAAAGAATTGGAGGGGGGTTCTCAATAATGATGACAATGAAACATTTCACGTGAGTGTACCTGTATACGCTAATAATAATGAAACGAGCGTAGCCTTAATATTCGAGCTCTGGATATACAACTTAACGACAAATGAGTGGCAGTATACAGGAATTTGGAATCACCTTTATGTAAACATAACTTTTCCAGGTGGGTAG
- a CDS encoding DUF58 domain-containing protein: MKIKIGKGFFPIFFSSLSLFSLYLVSRSIVILSVFLIFCFLLVASLFQAFLLRREKCEVNIKDVKAGEKFLVYETPKINIKIDKCKNFKEAIFSSFVKVEEIKKARDKVSISAKLLFNSSGEYDIISGNIFQSSIFDVFRLEKSFERELAIKVLPQTLVWIVRGLRLLGLASSGKTSYFEVTYLGEGIALIPNVRSGEYIRNRFFEPGDVPKRIDWKSSMKNLRLIIREYGENPHGSVMLLVDYTCAGLRNCDLLASSILSISQLIYEEGINDIQLYENDSSKVMRFDSPLKLLGYLTGKILEKKIVPVEDMKLHEYVYPLTLQELYEILSRFYKGSLLIDEKGEKLSSSSDTAIFVSNIFHDPSRILDLISRIKRYNAVVITPDSPWKDEVDIEDAYRIFTSYSLAKKKIEKLGVKVISWKGLEK; the protein is encoded by the coding sequence TTGAAGATAAAAATCGGTAAGGGCTTCTTTCCTATTTTCTTCTCTTCTCTATCTCTCTTCTCTCTGTATTTAGTTTCTCGATCGATAGTTATTCTTTCAGTTTTTCTCATTTTCTGTTTTTTGCTCGTAGCATCTCTTTTTCAAGCTTTCCTTTTGAGAAGAGAAAAATGTGAAGTGAACATAAAGGATGTTAAAGCTGGTGAGAAGTTTTTAGTTTACGAAACTCCAAAAATAAACATTAAAATAGATAAATGCAAAAATTTCAAAGAGGCAATTTTTTCCAGCTTTGTTAAAGTTGAAGAAATCAAGAAAGCTAGAGATAAGGTAAGCATCTCTGCTAAGCTTCTTTTTAATTCCTCAGGTGAGTATGATATAATTTCAGGCAACATATTTCAGTCATCTATATTTGATGTATTCAGGCTTGAAAAAAGCTTTGAAAGAGAGCTTGCTATTAAAGTTCTCCCGCAGACGCTTGTATGGATTGTTAGAGGACTCAGATTGCTTGGGTTAGCTTCTTCTGGAAAAACATCTTATTTTGAAGTGACCTATCTCGGGGAAGGTATCGCTCTAATTCCAAATGTCAGAAGCGGGGAGTACATAAGAAACAGATTCTTTGAGCCCGGAGATGTTCCAAAGAGAATTGACTGGAAGTCCAGCATGAAAAACTTGAGGCTTATTATTAGAGAATATGGTGAAAACCCTCACGGCTCAGTTATGTTACTGGTTGACTATACATGTGCAGGGTTGAGAAACTGTGATCTTTTGGCTTCATCAATTCTCTCTATTTCTCAACTTATATATGAAGAAGGAATTAATGATATTCAGCTTTATGAAAACGACAGCAGTAAGGTTATGAGATTCGATAGTCCCCTCAAACTTTTAGGTTATTTGACTGGGAAAATTTTAGAAAAGAAAATTGTTCCAGTAGAGGATATGAAGCTTCACGAATACGTCTATCCGCTTACGCTCCAAGAACTTTATGAAATTCTTTCGAGGTTCTATAAAGGTTCTTTACTTATTGATGAGAAAGGAGAAAAGCTCAGTAGTAGTTCAGATACTGCAATATTCGTTTCAAATATATTTCACGACCCTTCAAGAATTTTAGACTTAATATCCAGGATTAAAAGATACAATGCTGTTGTTATCACTCCAGACTCGCCTTGGAAAGATGAGGTTGACATTGAGGATGCTTATAGGATATTTACAAGCTATTCGCTAGCAAAAAAGAAAATTGAAAAGCTTGGCGTGAAAGTTATAAGTTGGAAGGGTCTAGAAAAATGA
- a CDS encoding AAA family ATPase: MSKKIDEKLRNVIEFLKSYIIGYEELFELLSISLLSGGHVLIEGPPGSGKTLTARLLALSIGGTFKRIQMTPDMLPSDILGGFFYDIGKGEWIFREGPIFANVIFIDELNRASPRTQSALLEAMQEGRASIEGVTKELPRPNLFIATQMTKSEVGIYPLTPTLLDRFAFSYITNYLETDKEKEVLDKVDAIDEVIKSTSVSPILSIKDILMLQEEIKKVYVDDKIKLYIASIVGELRKKEDMFVIAPSTRASVWLFKGSRALAFLEGNDYVSPDHVKKIARYVLRHRLFFNPEAELKNVTSENIISSVLEKVEVPKV; this comes from the coding sequence ATGAGTAAGAAGATTGATGAAAAATTAAGGAACGTGATTGAATTTTTAAAGTCATATATTATTGGATATGAAGAATTATTCGAACTTCTTTCTATCTCATTACTTAGCGGAGGTCATGTGCTGATCGAAGGTCCTCCTGGATCTGGAAAAACGCTGACAGCTAGATTACTTGCTTTATCTATAGGGGGAACTTTTAAGAGAATCCAGATGACTCCAGATATGCTTCCAAGCGATATTTTAGGGGGATTCTTCTACGATATAGGGAAAGGAGAATGGATATTTAGAGAAGGACCCATTTTTGCGAACGTAATTTTTATCGATGAGCTCAATAGGGCATCGCCGAGAACTCAAAGCGCACTCTTAGAAGCAATGCAGGAAGGCAGAGCAAGCATAGAAGGGGTTACAAAGGAGTTGCCAAGGCCAAACCTCTTCATAGCTACACAGATGACCAAAAGCGAGGTAGGAATTTATCCGCTTACCCCCACTCTGCTCGATAGGTTCGCCTTTTCATATATAACTAACTACTTGGAAACAGATAAGGAGAAAGAGGTTTTAGATAAAGTAGATGCAATCGATGAAGTGATAAAAAGCACAAGCGTTTCTCCGATCCTTTCAATAAAGGACATCCTAATGCTACAGGAGGAAATAAAGAAAGTCTATGTTGATGATAAGATTAAGCTGTACATAGCATCTATAGTAGGAGAGTTGAGAAAGAAAGAAGATATGTTTGTGATCGCACCTAGCACAAGAGCATCCGTTTGGCTTTTCAAAGGAAGCAGAGCACTCGCATTTTTAGAGGGAAATGATTATGTTTCTCCCGATCACGTAAAGAAAATCGCTCGATATGTACTTAGGCACAGATTGTTTTTCAATCCAGAAGCTGAGCTGAAGAATGTAACGTCTGAAAATATCATATCCTCTGTGCTGGAAAAAGTTGAGGTGCCGAAGGTTTGA
- a CDS encoding DUF4350 domain-containing protein translates to MKNYIILGTVLFLIIALFSIYIIPSTSDFSPYNPLYNGLADFVHEFNVTLIPINSLNNLKQGTVVFLIGPSKNFTEQEGMEILSYVENGGELVIMDDFGTSNELIKIMNLNGILNGSLLGDPLFMYKSFQLPIVKVNVNGTTLNVYYNYATVITSQNSNLNCIGESSYFSYLDLNLTGKYLNGYPKGPFCIAYMQNIGKGVVYVFSDSSPFINSMLNLGDNHKLATILISGKIPYLIDDKWYVNNYDVLRTNTFNFFSQILPSIVYPLALISVLASYIVGNYIYINLVKKRTKKKSNLEKILKVHPEWNKDVLIKLMKEADKNE, encoded by the coding sequence ATGAAAAACTACATCATCTTGGGGACAGTTTTATTCCTTATTATAGCTTTATTTTCAATTTACATTATTCCTTCTACCAGCGATTTTTCTCCATACAATCCGCTTTACAATGGTTTAGCAGACTTTGTTCATGAATTTAACGTAACACTTATACCTATAAATTCGTTGAACAATTTGAAGCAGGGAACTGTAGTGTTTTTAATAGGTCCAAGCAAGAATTTTACAGAGCAAGAAGGAATGGAAATTCTCAGCTATGTGGAAAACGGGGGAGAGTTAGTTATAATGGATGATTTTGGGACATCAAATGAACTTATTAAGATAATGAATTTAAACGGAATATTGAATGGCAGTTTATTAGGGGATCCGCTGTTTATGTATAAGAGCTTTCAGCTTCCAATAGTAAAAGTAAATGTAAATGGTACAACTCTGAATGTTTACTACAACTATGCTACTGTTATAACCTCACAAAATAGCAACCTTAATTGCATAGGTGAAAGCTCTTACTTCAGCTATCTTGATCTCAACCTCACGGGAAAATATTTAAACGGCTACCCTAAAGGTCCCTTCTGTATTGCATATATGCAAAATATTGGAAAAGGAGTAGTCTATGTTTTTTCGGATTCTAGCCCATTCATTAATTCTATGCTCAACTTGGGCGACAACCATAAGTTGGCTACTATTCTTATAAGCGGAAAAATTCCCTATTTAATAGATGATAAATGGTATGTGAACAATTATGATGTATTGAGGACAAATACTTTTAACTTTTTCTCCCAGATATTGCCCTCTATTGTTTATCCTTTAGCTCTTATTTCAGTACTAGCTTCATATATCGTTGGAAATTACATATATATTAATTTAGTTAAAAAAAGAACTAAGAAAAAATCAAATTTAGAAAAAATCCTGAAAGTGCACCCTGAGTGGAATAAGGATGTATTAATCAAGCTCATGAAAGAGGCAGATAAAAATGAGTAA
- a CDS encoding transcriptional regulator — protein MSKDKYIGILLISVSAIVIVLYGYILFLTSYSGILIELTAFIAILGIFGIVGWIGYTLATTPPPKPIEEIEKEIDEELKKLEQEQNVEQKTRSEGNAQGEEK, from the coding sequence ATGTCAAAGGACAAGTATATAGGCATTCTACTTATCTCGGTTTCCGCAATAGTAATAGTTCTCTACGGGTACATACTATTTTTAACGAGCTACTCAGGAATACTTATTGAGCTGACGGCATTCATAGCTATATTAGGGATATTCGGAATCGTTGGATGGATAGGATACACTCTCGCAACAACTCCTCCTCCAAAGCCTATAGAGGAGATAGAGAAGGAGATAGATGAGGAGCTTAAGAAATTAGAGCAGGAGCAGAATGTGGAGCAGAAAACGCGGAGCGAAGGTAATGCACAGGGAGAAGAAAAATAA
- a CDS encoding anion permease, whose protein sequence is MDREKLLKAIIPIIIGIIIAIIPHPSALTSNAWYYFALFATVIAATILEPMPIAAISLIGVVVAVVARLVYSSPSSSISWGLTGFSNSIVWLIFAAYLFALGYSKTGLGRRIALIFIKYLGKKPLGLGYAIALSDLVLAPFMPSNTARSGGTIFPIVSNIPPMYGSSPREGTEKKIGSYLMWTAFAATCITSSMFLTGLAPNVLVQSLAAKQGIQFSWITWFIGFAPVGIFLFIITPYLIFKIYPPEIKESPEAPKWAQEELNKMGKIKGREIAFLIEVILALVLWIVGSNYIDATAVALLVVALSLLSNVYSWKDVLTYESAWNTLVWFATLFTLADGLSRVGFVSYVGKEIATSIGWMSPTIALIVIVSLFYWLHYMFASLTAHATALFPIFLATAMGISGMNPVVAAYALSYTLGIMGIISPYATGPAPVYYGSGYIKGNDFWKLGLIFGIIYYVIFIAIGMPWLLFVLK, encoded by the coding sequence CATACTTGAGCCTATGCCTATAGCTGCTATAAGCTTGATCGGAGTAGTAGTAGCCGTAGTTGCAAGGCTTGTTTATTCTAGTCCGAGCAGTAGCATTAGTTGGGGGCTCACAGGTTTTTCCAATAGCATTGTCTGGCTGATATTTGCAGCATACCTTTTCGCTTTAGGGTATTCAAAAACAGGCTTAGGAAGAAGGATTGCCCTAATTTTCATAAAATACCTCGGAAAAAAACCATTAGGCTTGGGCTACGCTATAGCACTTTCCGATTTAGTTTTAGCACCTTTTATGCCTTCAAATACGGCTAGAAGTGGTGGGACAATATTCCCCATAGTATCCAATATTCCTCCGATGTATGGTTCAAGCCCACGTGAAGGAACAGAGAAGAAAATTGGCTCCTATCTTATGTGGACCGCATTTGCTGCTACATGTATAACTAGCAGCATGTTTCTAACAGGGCTTGCACCAAACGTATTAGTTCAGTCTCTGGCTGCCAAGCAAGGAATTCAATTCAGCTGGATCACCTGGTTCATTGGCTTTGCCCCTGTAGGTATATTTCTATTTATTATAACTCCTTATCTGATTTTCAAGATATACCCCCCCGAGATCAAGGAATCTCCAGAAGCTCCAAAATGGGCACAGGAAGAGCTAAACAAGATGGGCAAGATTAAAGGAAGAGAAATTGCCTTTCTGATAGAAGTTATATTGGCGTTAGTTTTGTGGATAGTTGGATCAAATTACATAGATGCGACTGCAGTTGCTTTACTAGTTGTAGCTCTCTCGCTGCTTTCAAACGTATATTCATGGAAGGATGTACTTACGTATGAATCAGCTTGGAACACGCTCGTTTGGTTCGCTACATTATTTACATTGGCTGATGGGCTTTCTAGGGTAGGTTTTGTCAGCTATGTCGGAAAAGAAATAGCTACCAGCATTGGGTGGATGAGTCCAACAATAGCATTAATAGTTATAGTGTCTCTATTTTATTGGCTCCACTACATGTTTGCAAGCCTAACTGCACATGCGACAGCTCTATTTCCAATATTTTTAGCTACTGCAATGGGGATCTCCGGCATGAATCCAGTCGTTGCGGCATACGCGCTGTCCTATACACTAGGGATAATGGGGATTATCTCGCCATATGCTACAGGTCCTGCCCCTGTTTACTACGGCAGTGGATACATAAAAGGAAACGACTTCTGGAAACTTGGGCTGATTTTTGGGATTATCTATTATGTAATCTTTATTGCAATCGGAATGCCTTGGCTTCTTTTCGTATTAAAATAA